A single genomic interval of bacterium harbors:
- a CDS encoding SDR family NAD(P)-dependent oxidoreductase produces the protein MTFFLKVMACFFSYVLLESKTIVITGGAGFIGATVTQNLLKRGDSVIVIDAFLSLDSINGDRYNAMKRERIFTLQQQFPDTLHFYECNIEDKETLRAIFSKYQIDAVCHLAAHAGVRFSMQFPNEVAKTNIEGTINILELMKDYKVKHGVLASSSSVYGNTTQIPFTENQPTDMQSSLYGATKKSLELIAYAYHNLYDLSLTCLRFFTVYGPYGRFDMSPFIFMDAIYHEKPITIYGDGSAIRDFTYIDDIIQGIIKAIDKPAGYQKLNLGAGRTITIKEFISLIGDIVGKEPIISFQESFAADVNMTQASITKAQNLLNYNPQYTVRSGIKLMYEWYKEYENKKNSTVTV, from the coding sequence ATGACATTTTTTTTAAAAGTAATGGCCTGCTTTTTTTCGTACGTTCTTTTGGAAAGCAAAACTATAGTAATAACAGGAGGGGCCGGTTTTATAGGCGCAACAGTTACACAGAACCTGCTAAAAAGGGGTGATAGTGTTATTGTTATCGATGCTTTTTTGTCGCTTGATAGCATAAATGGTGATAGATATAATGCAATGAAGAGAGAGCGAATATTTACGTTGCAACAACAGTTTCCTGATACATTACATTTTTATGAATGCAACATTGAAGATAAAGAAACACTCAGAGCTATCTTTTCGAAATACCAGATTGATGCAGTATGTCATCTTGCAGCTCATGCAGGAGTACGCTTTAGTATGCAGTTTCCAAACGAAGTTGCAAAGACAAATATCGAAGGAACCATAAATATTCTAGAGTTAATGAAAGATTACAAGGTTAAACATGGAGTACTGGCATCAAGCAGCTCAGTGTATGGCAACACAACCCAGATTCCTTTTACGGAAAATCAACCCACTGATATGCAATCTAGTCTCTATGGAGCTACAAAAAAAAGCTTGGAACTCATAGCGTATGCATACCATAATTTATATGATTTATCTTTGACCTGTCTACGATTTTTCACTGTGTACGGTCCATATGGCAGATTTGATATGTCGCCCTTCATTTTTATGGATGCGATTTATCATGAAAAACCAATCACCATTTATGGTGATGGATCTGCCATCAGAGACTTTACGTATATTGATGATATTATACAAGGTATTATTAAAGCAATTGATAAACCAGCAGGATATCAAAAGCTCAACCTAGGAGCAGGAAGAACAATCACAATCAAAGAATTTATTTCTTTAATTGGAGACATCGTAGGGAAAGAACCGATCATAAGCTTCCAAGAAAGTTTTGCAGCAGATGTTAACATGACCCAGGCATCAATTACAAAGGCACAAAATCTTTTGAATTACAATCCTCAATACACTGTTAGAAGTGGTATCAAACTCATGTATGAATGGTATAAAGAATATGAAAATAAAAAGAATTCTACTGTTACTGTTTAA
- a CDS encoding glycosyltransferase yields MYKLSQTFFLFLLTTNDIVSENLKILFVVNKFPYESRPYIDNQIAAFLDRGIDVNVLAFERSDHETYELATKYKFKNITFYNKLPENKRAFDIIYCQFPSMGHKMIQWKKKNKVKGSIITFFRAGCEFQTIEQEAKKYTSLFEKSMYIFVVCQAFKDRLIAYGYPEQKIIVHHSAINTNNFPYYARTLKDKEIKILTIGRLHPMKGHSYSIQAIKMLSDLGYNITYNIYGEGKEHNALLKLIKELKLENTVYLKNYCSHKDVVNLLHNHHIFLLTSCTTQTGSQEGIPNVLMEAMATGMPIVSTWHSGIPELITDKKNGLLVPEYDSQATAEALLELITHSTDWPKLATEARKYVLNEHNTKKQTEKVLQLFYKIKNSKIGEK; encoded by the coding sequence ATGTATAAACTATCACAAACATTTTTTCTATTTTTATTAACAACAAATGATATTGTAAGCGAAAATTTAAAAATATTGTTTGTCGTTAATAAATTTCCTTACGAATCACGACCATATATCGATAATCAGATTGCAGCCTTTCTTGACAGAGGTATAGACGTTAACGTACTCGCATTTGAACGATCAGATCATGAAACTTACGAACTTGCAACTAAATACAAGTTTAAAAATATAACGTTTTATAATAAACTTCCAGAAAATAAAAGAGCCTTTGATATTATCTATTGTCAATTTCCATCAATGGGTCACAAAATGATTCAATGGAAGAAAAAAAATAAGGTAAAAGGTTCGATTATTACTTTTTTTAGGGCTGGATGTGAATTTCAAACAATCGAACAGGAAGCTAAAAAATATACCTCTCTTTTTGAAAAATCAATGTATATTTTTGTTGTATGTCAAGCATTCAAAGATCGTCTCATCGCATATGGTTATCCTGAACAGAAAATTATCGTTCACCATTCTGCCATCAATACAAACAATTTTCCATATTATGCAAGGACTTTAAAAGATAAAGAGATTAAAATTTTGACAATTGGTCGCCTTCATCCGATGAAAGGACATAGTTATTCAATTCAAGCAATCAAAATGCTCTCCGACCTTGGATACAATATAACCTACAACATTTACGGAGAGGGCAAGGAACATAACGCGTTACTTAAACTGATCAAAGAGCTCAAATTAGAAAATACTGTTTATTTAAAAAACTACTGTTCACACAAAGATGTTGTAAATCTATTACATAATCATCATATTTTTCTACTTACTTCATGTACCACTCAAACCGGCTCACAGGAAGGAATTCCCAATGTACTGATGGAAGCAATGGCAACCGGCATGCCTATTGTGTCTACCTGGCATAGTGGCATACCTGAATTAATTACTGATAAAAAGAATGGATTGTTGGTTCCTGAATATGATAGCCAGGCAACAGCAGAAGCATTATTAGAACTTATTACACATTCTACAGATTGGCCAAAGCTTGCAACAGAAGCAAGAAAATACGTACTCAACGAACACAACACAAAAAAACAGACAGAAAAAGTTCTGCAACTATTTTATAAGATCAAAAACAGTAAGATTGGAGAAAAATGA